The genomic segment AGGGGAATATAATTTAGGAAGGGCGGGCTCGGCCCGCCGTTTTACAGCTTGCGGGGCTATCCGCCCCGCGCCCGGACCCCATCTTCTTTTAGCGCCAAAAGAAGATGGGGGAGAAGAAAGGCGCGCCCCCTTTGCGCCAAGGCGCTCATTCGTCGCTCGGCGAGCGCGCAAATCGCCACGGGCTCATGGCGCGCTCGGAACACCCTCGCTCCCTGGCGCCGGAGGGCGTTGGGTACGAAAAGAAGGCTCGCCGATAAGAGGCGGGCTTTTTCTCTTATCGGCTCGAAGGTAATTTGTTTACAACTATTCAAAGAATACGTGTAGACAATCTACCTTCGAGTCCAAAAACATTTCATTATCCCGTTTTTGGCCGAGCCTTCACTTCGTCCTCCCCGTGGCCCGTAGGTGACGCAGGGAGCTTAAGGCGGAAAGGGCGGCGGGGGGGTCTTAGTGAGCGCAGCGAACGAGTGCCCCCTCACGCCCCCGCCGCAGCGACCGGTCGCTCGAAGAGCGAGCGGAACCTTCCGGGCCGAGTTTTGCCCCACTTTTTCGACAAAAAGTGGGGCGCGGGTGCGGGGCGCGCCAAGCCCCGCTAGCCGTAAACGTGCGGAGCACACAAATCCGGTGCGTTACGCCGCTTCGCGGCTAACAGCACCCTACACAACTAGTAGACCGATGGGCTAAAGCCCATCCTACAAGGGGTTTCCAGCCTTCGTGAAAATGCCGATAGTTATCTGGCGCAATCCGACGGATCTCCCGCTAATTTTTCAAGAGCATGGGGCAAGGCCGGAAGTATGACTTCAAGATTCTCCCTGACTCCCTTGGGGCTTCCCGGCAGATTGACGATCAGGGTCTTTCCCCGTACTCCTGCGACCGCCCGCGAGATCATGGCGTGGGGGGTCTTTAACATACTCGCCGCCCGCATAGCCTCCGCCATCCCCGGAACCTCGAAATTAATCACCGATTTCGTGGCCTCGGGGGTCACGTCCCTCGGCCCGAGCCCGGTGCCGCCCGTGGTGAGTATCAGGTCGGCCTTCTCAACGTCGGCCCACTGCACCAGCCTCTCTACTATCGTTCCCGCATCGTCGGGTATGACCTCGTAAAGGGCGGGGTCGAAGGGGCCGGTGGAAAGAAGCTCCTTTATAAGCGCCCCGGAAAGGTCCTCGCGCTCGCCCCGCGACCCTTTATCGGAGAGGGTAAGAACCCCCACCCTGAATCTGCACTCCATCCTCACTCTCCCTTTACGATGACGATTTCGTCGCCGTTTTTGACCTCGCCCTCGCTGAGCACCTTCGCGAAGATCCCTTCCTTGGGCATGACGCAGTCGCCCGCCTGATGGTAGATCGCGCAGCGCGTGTGGCACTCCTTGCCGTGCTGGGTTATCTCCATGAGCACCGGGCCGACCTTGATCTTCGAGCCGAGCGGCAGGGCGAGGAGATCGAGCCCCCGCGTGGTGAGGTTTTCGGCGAAATCGCCCGCCTTCACGTCAAGCCCCATCGCGCGCATCTTGTCTATCGACTCCTCGGCGAGGAGGCTGACCATCCTGTGCCAGTCGCCGGAGTGGGCGTCGCCCGCAAGGCCGGTAAAGGTTATGAGTACCGCCGGAATCGGGGTTTTTCTCATCCCCTTTTTATCGCTTATGTTAATGGAAACCAGTGTCGCCATGTAACTTACTCCTTCTCAAGGAAACTTTGAAAAACGTAACGAGAAACCCGGTTTCAAGGAGACGCGCAGCGAGAAGCGAGACATAACAAGTAGTTAGGCGAGTTTCGAGCGAGCACGCGACGCAGAAAACGGGTTTCGCAGTAGTTTTTCATGGTTTCCTAGTGCTTTTTCTTTTCCCTGCGCTGGCTGATCCTGCTAGCCGCCTGCGCGATGATCTGGGGTACGTTCTTGGACTTGGATATGTGCTTTATATCCTTGTCGTAAAGGGTTTCGAGGAGCCTGAAAGCCTTTTGCGGCGGGGTCTTAGGATTCTGCGAGAGGGCCAGCCGGAGACTGTATTCCTTTAGCCACTCTTTTTTCGTGAGTATGAAATATATTATCTCATCGGGGGTGATCTTGTCGGACGCTATCGCAAGGACCTCGTCCTCGCGGAGCTTGGGGCTCCTTATCACGGCGTTGACTACCGTTCTGTTCGAGTCCCTGGCGAGGAGCTTTCTCGCTCCTTTCGACCCGAGGGTCGCCAGCTTTATCTTTTCGGCTATCGAAAGACTGCCGATGATCTTGTAGAGGTTGGTCGAGCCCGAGTCGGTCATATCCTTCAGAAGTTCGTCGGGCAGATTCGAGATATCCGCCTTCGCGACCTCCTCTTCGTCGATCTCGCCGCCGGGAAGAAGAACTTCTTCCTCCTCCTGAACTTCCTCCACGGAGGGCTCCGCTTCGACTTCGGCGGCCTCGGCAGGAGACGCGAAGACCTCTTCGGCTGGCGATTCGCACTCCGGCTCCGCCGGGGGCTCTTCCACCGCGAAGCTTTCGAGCTCGATCTCCGACAGGGGCCCTTCGCCCCAGGTCTCCTGCAAAGCTTCGGCTATCTTTGAGCCGAGACAGGGATTTCTCAGCAGTTCCCCGATGACCGAAGGATAGTTTGCGAGCGAAGGATTGTTTTCCGCTATCGTGCGGAGAAGCTGCGGGTCGCGGCTCCCCGCGAAGCGGTGCAGCGTCTCCTCGCTTATGTTGGGGTGGGAGACGATCTTGTAGAGGATGCGGGAGACGTTGGAAAAATGCGTCGCGAGAAGGTCGATTATCGCTGGGTGGAGCGAATCTATCCCCAGAGCCTTCTCGATAAGGGAGGTTTCGAGGGCGCAGATCGCATTGTCAACCGTCTTTCGCACCTCACCGTGGGGGTCGGCGGCGAGGTGGGTGAGAACGCCGAGCCTCTCGGTGGCGCTCATCGGCACGTCGCCCCTGGCGAAAGCGAGCCTGGTTGAGAGGGGAGAGGCCGGATCCACCCCCCTTTTCAGGGTTTCGGGCAGCGGTACTGCGCTAAGGGTCATCTAGCTCGCCGGGTAATCTTCGCGTCGTCTATGTTCTTTTCCTTAAGCCTCGCGAGGACCAGCCCCGCGTCGCCTTCGGAGAAGGGGCCGCAGTAAAGCCTCCAGATAGGCACGTCGCCGGTGAATTTCTCGACGGTCGCGTTTATCCCTTTCGCCGAGAGGGCGGACTTCGCCTTTTCCCACTCCTTGTCGAGAAAAAAGTAGGAATCGACCCTTCCCTGCCCCAGTTCCGCGTCGTAACCGCTGGCCGCGAGGATATCCTTGGCCTTCGATGCGTCTGCGCCGACC from the bacterium genome contains:
- a CDS encoding MogA/MoaB family molybdenum cofactor biosynthesis protein; protein product: MECRFRVGVLTLSDKGSRGEREDLSGALIKELLSTGPFDPALYEVIPDDAGTIVERLVQWADVEKADLILTTGGTGLGPRDVTPEATKSVINFEVPGMAEAMRAASMLKTPHAMISRAVAGVRGKTLIVNLPGSPKGVRENLEVILPALPHALEKLAGDPSDCAR
- a CDS encoding MOSC domain-containing protein yields the protein MATLVSINISDKKGMRKTPIPAVLITFTGLAGDAHSGDWHRMVSLLAEESIDKMRAMGLDVKAGDFAENLTTRGLDLLALPLGSKIKVGPVLMEITQHGKECHTRCAIYHQAGDCVMPKEGIFAKVLSEGEVKNGDEIVIVKGE